The Thermoplasmata archaeon genome window below encodes:
- a CDS encoding ATP-binding protein: protein MEEVGRIFGDVGLGRFQLSLTHPVERGDYLCVEDDLHGSVLCQLDDLQRKSDLDIERARTLVSADEASIRENLLGIARIVGFRDPQGLVKIPTIPFRPGARVYRAEDPLIAKVLGLSHHTNSGAYIGLLRNHDLRVELDINQLVQRHVSVLAKTGGGKSYLLGVLIEELLRHKVTCVIIDPHGEYKSLRTPADKNGAHHRFGVESQGFSRQIQEYSPDVSLNPSAKPLTFSLHHLEPRELLVFMGLTNIKTFLAPLKQLIERVSTANPDYTVADLVRAAESGEGAIAETLHERLLYVEQTKLLGPQGTSLSDLVKKGEATLINLRGVAPDVQELVAARISSTLFENRKKGKIPPLFLVIEEAHNFAPQQGQVVCSRILKTIASEGRKFGLGLCVVTQRAARIDKSVLSQCNTQLILQVTNPLDLRAISQSIEGLTAGMTEMIQSLPVGVALITGGGYHTPLFCEIRPRATRHGGESVQIVEN, encoded by the coding sequence GTGGAGGAGGTCGGCCGCATTTTCGGAGACGTCGGTCTCGGTCGCTTCCAGCTCAGCCTCACCCATCCGGTCGAGCGGGGCGACTACCTGTGCGTCGAGGACGACCTGCACGGCAGCGTGCTCTGCCAGCTCGACGATCTCCAGCGCAAGAGCGATCTCGACATCGAGCGCGCGCGCACCCTCGTCTCCGCCGACGAAGCGTCGATCCGCGAGAACCTGCTCGGCATCGCGCGGATCGTCGGGTTTCGGGACCCCCAGGGTCTCGTGAAGATCCCCACGATCCCCTTCCGCCCCGGCGCTCGGGTCTACCGCGCCGAGGACCCCCTCATCGCCAAGGTGCTCGGCCTGAGCCACCACACGAACTCCGGCGCGTACATCGGACTCCTGCGCAACCACGACCTTCGAGTGGAGCTGGACATCAACCAGCTCGTCCAACGCCACGTCAGCGTGCTGGCCAAGACGGGCGGTGGGAAGAGCTACCTCCTCGGGGTCCTCATCGAGGAGCTGCTGCGCCACAAGGTCACGTGCGTCATCATCGACCCCCACGGGGAGTACAAGTCGCTGCGAACGCCGGCCGACAAGAACGGCGCGCATCACCGCTTCGGCGTCGAATCGCAAGGCTTCTCCCGCCAGATCCAGGAGTACTCGCCCGACGTCTCCCTCAACCCCTCGGCGAAACCGTTGACGTTCTCGCTGCACCACCTCGAACCGCGCGAGCTGCTGGTGTTCATGGGGCTGACGAACATCAAGACGTTCCTCGCCCCGCTCAAGCAGCTCATCGAGCGCGTCTCGACAGCGAACCCGGACTACACCGTCGCCGATCTCGTCCGCGCCGCGGAGAGCGGCGAGGGGGCGATCGCGGAGACGCTCCACGAGCGCCTGCTCTACGTGGAGCAGACCAAGCTCCTGGGACCCCAGGGCACGAGCCTGAGCGATCTCGTGAAGAAGGGAGAGGCGACGCTGATCAACCTGCGCGGGGTCGCACCCGACGTGCAGGAGCTGGTCGCCGCCCGGATCTCGTCGACCCTGTTCGAGAACCGGAAGAAGGGCAAGATCCCACCGCTCTTCCTCGTCATCGAGGAGGCGCACAACTTCGCTCCCCAGCAGGGTCAGGTGGTCTGCTCTCGGATCCTGAAGACGATCGCGAGCGAGGGCCGCAAGTTCGGTCTCGGTCTGTGCGTCGTCACCCAGCGCGCCGCGCGCATCGACAAGAGCGTCCTGAGCCAGTGCAACACCCAGCTCATCCTCCAGGTGACGAACCCGCTCGACCTGCGCGCGATCAGCCAGTCCATCGAGGGGCTCACCGCCGGGATGACGGAGATGATCCAGTCGCTCCCGGTCGGGGTGGCCCTGATCACCGGAGGGGGCTATCACACCCCGCTCTTTTGTGAGATCCGACCCCGCGCGACCCGGCACGGCGGGGAAAGCGTCCAGATCGTCGAGAACTGA